A window of the Paralichthys olivaceus isolate ysfri-2021 chromosome 5, ASM2471397v2, whole genome shotgun sequence genome harbors these coding sequences:
- the LOC138407663 gene encoding uncharacterized protein, whose amino-acid sequence MSMPAVLLTAFTGTAAFNISGKTLHSILKLPKSLKPPYQGLGNALDEMRATLSNADILIFDDITMVYKELFSYVHWRFQQIRGNKKAFGGMSVLAVGDFYQLPPLGKAKPLCVYEGSVLDLWKDNFKMVTLTQVMRLKDDLAFVELLNRMRVKPKTEALCDNDRALLNTRVNDINNCPPNALHIFATNKEVDAHNSATVSALHSDFVNIKAEDHLKDIPSGQMVQIGGVKENKRDLPDNIQVAHGVRVMLIRNLNVEDGLVNGTFGTIANLVTREESGRTTVRLVGLKLDNPTAGQKLCKKVKGPSDDLVYIEKSEEYTSKKGVVRRQFPMKLAFACTAHKVQGMTMQSAKVCLKRVFESGMSYVALSRTTSLQGLYITDLDENKIYADPQIAAAMENIERASFQATVAKHHSSR is encoded by the coding sequence ATGTCCATGCCTGCAGTGCTACTGACTGCATTTACTGGCACTGCAGCATTCAACATATCTGGAAAAACCTTACACTCCATCCTCAAACTGCCAAAATCTTTGAAACCACCATATCAAGGACTTGGCAATGCATTGGATGAAATGAGAGCAACACTATCCAATGCAGACATTCTCATATTCGATGACATAACCATGGTTTACAAAGAGTTGTTTTCCTATGTCCACTGGAGATTTCAACAGATCAGAGGCAACAAGAAAGCTTTCGGAGGGATGTCTGTCCTGGCAGTAGGAGACTTCTACCAACTGCCACCCCTAGGTAAAGCCAAACCACTTTGTGTCTATGAGGGGTCTGTGCTTGACCTATGGAAGGACAATTTTAAAATGGTCACCCTGACACAGGTCATGCGTCTAAAAGATGATCTTGCTTTTGTAGAGCTGCTGAATAGGATGCGCGTCAAACCAAAGACAGAAGCACTATGTGACAATGACAGAGCTTTGCTCAACACACGTGTCAATGACATCAACAACTGTCCACCCAATGCCCTGCATATATTTGCAACAAACAAAGAGGTTGATGCGCACAATTCTGCAACCGTAAGTGCTCTCCATTCTGACTTTGTCAACATCAAGGCAGAAGACCATCTGAAGGACATCCCCAGCGGGCAAATGGTCCAGATTGGAGGTgtcaaggaaaacaaaagagatttACCTGACAACATACAAGTTGCGCACGGCGTACGCGTTATGCTCATCAGGAATCTGAATGTAGAGGATGGACTTGTTAATGGCACATTTGGAACGATTGCCAACCTTGTGACAAGAGAGGAAAGTGGACGAACGACAGTGAGACTGGTTGGACTTAAGTTAGACAATCCAACCGCCGGACAAAAACTCTGCAAAAAGGTAAAAGGACCATCAGATGACTTGGTGTACATTGAAAAGAGCGAAGAATACACCAGCAAAAAAGGAGTGGTCCGAAGGCAGTTCCCGATGAAGCTGGCCTTTGCCTGCACAGCTCACAAAGTGCAAGGCATGACAATGCAGTCTGCAAAGGTGTGCTTAAAGCGTGTGTTTGAGTCTGGAATGTCCTATGTTGCCCTCAGCCGGACAACCTCACTTCAAGGACTTTACATCACAGATTTGGACGAAAATAAAATCTATGCTGACCCTCAAATTGCAGCTGCAATGGAAAATATAGAACGAGCATCTTTCCAGGCCACTGTTGcaaaacatcacagcagcagataa